A single region of the Arthrobacter sp. V1I7 genome encodes:
- a CDS encoding glycosyltransferase family 2 protein — translation MKFKIVNYQAHRISGWVYEPDADQGNAVLDLVVNGEAVSALTCNIFRDELSAEEFSTRNVGFLGNLPPEFWNGEKHDVALVHRGTGTVLTQKTISTADSRIAGTKGLSADFILTPQGQVAGWASAENRPAYARVTVDGNVIEEARTDRRVLPWKRDTMRFNAPYGYMHGTQIPPEFFDGQVHRVQIFAGGEPHAPVSVLDQTLELAAEHRDAAAREAQRLQPEAPNTSSPWLKPARVRSEIRVARVALTECYASITLTGETEHQRLVLRLGEATMILTALAESPEGDPAAEGTQRYAGEIPLEGRFTDSIPLFTPGAEVGSTYDLRLGDTTGRRPDGMPETIVQDTGGEFLLSETVLDGGVFTGWAFHTAGLDFPVELVLREVTETGETEVQRTPATLKNRHAKLQHGIPHSGYALALPSSVLAQRSAHLRLLAVHGRGERLLWEDRSFFATNQFLLAQALQASSSSHALELVGNARRAGRRHFVESFLGTYKHSRVQISLEGLEAALASQKPGAGATLEPARGAIWYWVQELRANPGRLQWFTANAIRNRNDGARDVLAYAASKGGYDFGQLHGILESYRTELFRESAAEMLMDRHWKSGVLAMARFLFAAPRDETDQLDALTLYAMLEAWRGLEDITGADRAFYGDLLRWRGEFAESARVLTAEDLDSDHDFSQNLLALNAINPHATGIPSYSGAWLAGFNGMLEGDGIAPISMQQDQIGFYNVTTDLSPAPEDPGAPLVTVIMPIYEPSAATNIAVDSLLRQTWRKLEIIMIDDCSPEQDADGHPTPYREQLQDLAARDPRIRLVFNDVNRGSYSVRNDALDLATGDLITVADKDDWHHPQQIELQVRDFMADPERVANMTNWVRVDEQLTLMLRSATGRVFYPSMASLMFRRDPVLKDLGYWDTIRKSGDSEFKSRIENYYGITVEPVTRAPLAFALMDGANLTRDDMGVGYLAPERRAYLRGYKSWHREIRESGESPYMPKSVEQRRFVAPAAYLPGARPEGSVQYDVVFASEFGFLAGNSTSLFNEISVCLNAGLRVGVIPFQNGLIPSASKRQFSRKIDDLVLTGRVDRLSLDTVAETDLLVVRWPTAVQVVQDKAAGLKPKKAVIVSNHPPFEPSGERRSYDIGVVTRNIEGLFGVRPLWAPQSEQIGAMIAPLMPASDLTSFSWKGIIELKEQASHNRYRAGRPTIGRHARDDAAKWPSDRKVFKQVYPADGSANVCILGGTKVPVQKGFLPRNPPSWEIYAFNEISVEEYLSEKIDFFVYFHSDGWLEAFGMAILEAMSYGVVCVLPHHFEPVFKDAAVYAEPDQVKDVINELWESQRYAQQQQRAVRFIEQECTPAAYLRRLAGLGVKADRVQIP, via the coding sequence ATGAAGTTCAAGATTGTCAATTACCAGGCCCACCGGATCAGCGGTTGGGTGTACGAGCCGGACGCAGATCAGGGCAATGCGGTCCTGGACCTCGTGGTCAACGGGGAGGCAGTCTCCGCCCTAACCTGTAACATCTTCCGCGACGAACTCTCAGCTGAGGAGTTCAGCACCCGAAATGTGGGTTTCCTGGGTAACTTGCCTCCGGAGTTCTGGAACGGTGAAAAGCACGACGTCGCTCTCGTCCACCGCGGGACGGGCACTGTCCTCACGCAGAAGACGATCAGTACAGCTGACTCCCGGATCGCGGGCACAAAAGGTCTCAGCGCCGACTTCATACTCACGCCGCAGGGGCAAGTGGCCGGGTGGGCAAGCGCCGAAAATCGTCCAGCATATGCCCGAGTGACCGTGGACGGCAATGTCATTGAGGAGGCGAGAACCGACAGACGCGTCCTTCCATGGAAGCGCGACACGATGAGGTTCAACGCACCTTACGGCTATATGCACGGCACCCAGATTCCTCCAGAATTTTTCGATGGACAGGTACATCGGGTCCAGATCTTCGCCGGTGGCGAGCCGCACGCGCCGGTGTCGGTGTTGGACCAGACGCTGGAGCTTGCTGCAGAGCACCGCGACGCCGCAGCTCGCGAGGCGCAGCGGCTCCAGCCTGAGGCACCCAATACTTCCTCCCCGTGGCTTAAGCCCGCCCGGGTTCGCTCCGAAATACGCGTTGCTCGCGTAGCACTGACGGAATGCTATGCCTCGATCACTTTGACGGGGGAGACTGAGCACCAGCGACTGGTCCTGCGACTGGGCGAGGCTACGATGATCCTCACAGCGCTGGCTGAGTCTCCGGAAGGAGACCCAGCGGCCGAGGGGACCCAGCGGTATGCCGGTGAGATCCCACTTGAGGGCAGGTTTACCGACTCCATCCCACTGTTCACCCCGGGAGCCGAAGTTGGCAGCACCTATGATCTCCGCCTGGGAGATACCACCGGACGCAGGCCGGATGGGATGCCAGAGACCATCGTTCAGGACACCGGAGGAGAGTTCCTGCTCTCCGAGACTGTCCTTGATGGCGGGGTTTTCACCGGATGGGCCTTTCACACAGCGGGACTCGACTTCCCCGTGGAGCTGGTCCTCCGTGAGGTCACCGAGACGGGGGAGACGGAGGTCCAACGGACTCCCGCAACTCTGAAGAACAGACACGCGAAACTGCAGCATGGCATTCCACATTCGGGCTACGCTCTCGCTTTGCCTTCCTCAGTCTTGGCGCAGCGCAGCGCTCATCTGAGACTGCTCGCCGTACACGGACGGGGGGAAAGGTTGCTCTGGGAGGACCGGTCCTTCTTCGCTACCAACCAGTTCCTGCTCGCGCAGGCGCTCCAGGCTTCCTCGTCATCCCATGCCCTTGAGCTTGTGGGAAATGCCCGTCGAGCCGGACGCAGGCATTTCGTCGAGTCGTTCCTAGGAACCTATAAGCACTCCCGGGTCCAAATCAGTCTGGAGGGGTTGGAGGCCGCCCTCGCTTCTCAGAAGCCAGGCGCGGGCGCGACGCTCGAACCGGCTCGCGGCGCAATCTGGTACTGGGTTCAGGAGCTGCGTGCGAATCCAGGTCGGCTCCAGTGGTTCACCGCCAACGCGATTCGCAACCGCAACGATGGCGCCCGCGACGTGCTGGCATATGCCGCGTCCAAGGGAGGCTATGACTTTGGCCAGCTCCATGGGATTCTCGAGTCCTACCGGACAGAGCTCTTTCGAGAGTCCGCTGCCGAGATGTTGATGGACAGGCACTGGAAATCCGGTGTGCTCGCCATGGCCCGGTTTCTCTTTGCCGCACCCCGGGACGAGACTGACCAGCTCGATGCGCTGACTCTGTATGCCATGCTCGAGGCGTGGCGGGGGCTGGAGGACATCACCGGCGCCGATCGTGCCTTCTATGGAGACCTCCTGCGGTGGCGCGGCGAATTCGCAGAATCCGCCCGGGTGCTCACCGCGGAAGATCTTGACTCCGATCATGACTTCTCGCAGAACCTGCTGGCGCTCAACGCTATTAACCCTCACGCGACGGGCATCCCCAGCTACTCGGGTGCCTGGTTGGCAGGATTCAACGGGATGCTCGAGGGAGACGGGATCGCTCCGATCTCGATGCAGCAAGACCAGATCGGTTTTTACAACGTCACTACGGACCTGTCTCCGGCCCCGGAGGATCCGGGAGCCCCGCTGGTGACCGTGATCATGCCAATCTACGAACCCAGCGCCGCCACCAACATTGCGGTGGATTCCCTGTTGCGGCAGACCTGGCGCAAGCTTGAGATAATTATGATCGACGACTGCTCACCTGAGCAGGACGCCGATGGTCACCCCACGCCATACCGGGAACAGCTCCAGGACCTTGCAGCACGTGACCCCCGCATTCGTCTGGTGTTCAACGACGTGAACCGCGGCTCCTACTCGGTGCGCAATGACGCTCTCGACCTGGCCACCGGCGACCTGATTACCGTGGCGGATAAGGACGATTGGCACCACCCCCAGCAGATCGAGTTGCAGGTTCGCGACTTCATGGCGGATCCTGAACGCGTTGCGAATATGACCAACTGGGTCCGTGTGGACGAGCAGCTCACCTTGATGCTGCGGTCCGCCACGGGACGGGTGTTCTACCCCTCCATGGCCTCATTGATGTTCCGACGTGATCCGGTGCTGAAGGACCTCGGCTACTGGGACACGATCCGTAAATCCGGGGACTCAGAGTTCAAGAGCCGCATCGAGAACTACTACGGCATCACCGTGGAACCGGTCACTAGGGCGCCCCTGGCTTTCGCTCTTATGGACGGTGCAAACCTGACCCGTGATGACATGGGCGTGGGCTATCTTGCTCCGGAACGCCGGGCTTACCTTCGTGGCTACAAGAGTTGGCATCGCGAGATCCGGGAGTCCGGCGAATCACCGTACATGCCCAAGTCAGTGGAGCAGCGGCGCTTCGTCGCCCCGGCCGCCTACCTGCCGGGAGCTCGCCCGGAAGGGTCCGTCCAATATGACGTGGTCTTCGCCTCAGAATTCGGCTTCCTCGCCGGCAACTCCACGTCGCTCTTCAATGAGATCTCGGTCTGTTTGAACGCTGGACTCCGGGTGGGTGTGATCCCGTTCCAGAACGGCCTGATCCCCTCTGCTTCGAAGCGGCAGTTCAGCCGTAAGATCGATGACCTGGTGCTGACCGGCCGGGTGGACCGGCTGTCCCTGGACACCGTGGCTGAGACTGACCTTCTCGTCGTGCGGTGGCCCACAGCGGTGCAGGTCGTGCAGGACAAGGCCGCCGGGTTGAAGCCTAAAAAGGCAGTCATCGTCTCCAACCACCCGCCGTTCGAACCGAGCGGAGAGCGGCGCAGCTATGACATCGGCGTCGTCACCCGCAATATCGAGGGGCTTTTCGGCGTGCGGCCGCTCTGGGCACCGCAGAGTGAGCAGATCGGGGCCATGATCGCGCCACTCATGCCCGCCTCAGACCTGACAAGCTTCTCTTGGAAGGGCATCATCGAGCTCAAAGAGCAGGCGAGCCACAACCGATACCGGGCGGGCCGGCCCACCATTGGACGGCACGCACGCGACGACGCCGCAAAATGGCCCTCCGACCGGAAGGTCTTCAAGCAGGTCTACCCGGCCGACGGCTCTGCGAATGTCTGCATCCTTGGCGGCACCAAGGTGCCTGTGCAGAAGGGCTTCCTCCCGCGGAACCCGCCCTCTTGGGAGATCTATGCCTTCAACGAGATCAGCGTGGAAGAATACCTGTCGGAGAAGATCGACTTCTTCGTCTACTTCCACAGCGACGGCTGGCTCGAGGCCTTCGGCATGGCCATCCTCGAAGCCATGAGCTACGGGGTGGTCTGTGTCCTGCCACACCACTTTGAACCCGTGTTCAAAGATGCCGCCGTCTATGCTGAGCCTGATCAGGTCAAGGATGTCATCAACGAGTTGTGGGAGTCGCAGCGCTACGCACAACAGCAGCAGCGCGCAGTCCGTTTCATCGAGCAGGAATGCACTCCGGCGGCGTATCTACGGCGCCTGGCCGGGCTCGGCGTCAAAGCCGACCGCGTTCAGATCCCCTGA
- the istB gene encoding IS21-like element helper ATPase IstB: MNPITVQDILEAGKNTSLTGSVLIEWAEKGTPKQREYLHEVLLAEHESRQESRRQRLLKSARLPALKTLMEFDYTSVRFPEDYGREPLESLEFITRAQDLVLYGDVGTGKTHMATALVAAACRQGIQARFFTTSSLVMMLRRAKDEERLDKELASLAKNQLLAIDKLGYLPIDTEGARLLFQVIADGYEKRSLIITTNLEFSRWGTVFGDDNMAAAVIDRLVHHGRLLQFRGESYRVKNALMK; this comes from the coding sequence ATGAACCCGATCACCGTCCAAGACATCCTCGAAGCGGGCAAAAATACCTCACTGACCGGCAGCGTGTTGATCGAATGGGCCGAGAAAGGCACCCCGAAACAGCGCGAATACCTCCACGAGGTCCTGCTGGCCGAGCACGAATCCCGGCAGGAATCACGCCGTCAGCGGCTGCTGAAATCCGCGAGACTGCCGGCGCTGAAAACACTCATGGAATTCGACTACACCAGTGTCAGGTTCCCCGAGGACTACGGCCGAGAACCCCTCGAATCACTGGAATTCATCACCCGAGCCCAGGACCTGGTCCTCTACGGAGACGTGGGCACCGGAAAAACCCACATGGCCACCGCTCTCGTGGCAGCCGCCTGCCGGCAAGGCATCCAAGCCAGGTTCTTCACCACCTCCTCCCTGGTCATGATGCTCCGCAGGGCCAAGGACGAGGAACGGCTGGACAAAGAACTCGCTTCCCTGGCCAAAAACCAGCTCTTGGCCATCGACAAACTGGGCTACCTCCCGATCGACACCGAGGGTGCACGGCTGTTGTTCCAGGTCATCGCTGACGGGTATGAAAAACGCAGCCTCATCATCACCACCAACCTCGAGTTCTCCCGCTGGGGAACGGTGTTCGGCGACGACAACATGGCCGCCGCCGTCATCGACCGACTCGTCCACCACGGACGCCTGCTGCAATTCCGTGGCGAGTCCTACCGAGTCAAAAACGCCCTCATGAAATAG